The Streptomyces sp. Alt3 genome has a segment encoding these proteins:
- a CDS encoding (2Fe-2S)-binding protein: MTVPALLAATAPSPLTAAYERLAEAFPGLRAEVLTDDVAAPSGNGWVGAAELAAGGAALDDFLAWDEAQVLRDYGTQARPDVVASFGLHRYAWPACLLVTLPWFTHRRVPRIPVAGVSFHRGLGHLTLRVGEFACLPDDPAAGTPGARVVPDEAALRVEVLDAVAQHIGPVLDGFRPRMRRGKRALWGMATDEIVEGLWYVAHLLGEESRAMRELELLLPGTTKPYVGTAGFRELTGPNGESLPTRDRASCCLFYTLRPEDTCVTCPRTCDADRVRKLTPAT, from the coding sequence CGTGCCCGCTCTGCTCGCCGCCACCGCCCCGTCCCCGCTGACGGCGGCCTACGAACGTCTGGCCGAGGCCTTCCCCGGCCTGCGGGCCGAGGTGCTCACCGACGACGTCGCGGCGCCCTCGGGCAACGGCTGGGTCGGTGCCGCCGAGCTCGCGGCGGGCGGAGCCGCGCTGGACGACTTCCTGGCCTGGGACGAGGCACAGGTGCTGCGGGACTACGGCACACAGGCCCGCCCTGACGTGGTGGCGAGCTTCGGGCTGCACCGTTATGCATGGCCCGCCTGCCTCCTGGTGACCCTGCCGTGGTTCACGCACCGCCGGGTACCGCGGATCCCCGTCGCGGGGGTCAGCTTCCACCGGGGCCTGGGCCATCTGACCCTCCGCGTGGGCGAGTTCGCCTGCCTGCCCGACGACCCGGCGGCCGGGACTCCGGGCGCGCGGGTCGTGCCCGACGAGGCGGCCCTGCGGGTGGAGGTGCTCGACGCGGTGGCGCAGCACATCGGCCCGGTACTGGACGGCTTCCGGCCGCGCATGCGACGCGGGAAGCGGGCCCTGTGGGGCATGGCCACCGACGAGATCGTCGAGGGCCTCTGGTACGTCGCCCATCTGCTCGGCGAGGAGAGCCGGGCGATGAGGGAGCTGGAGCTGCTGCTGCCGGGCACCACCAAGCCCTACGTGGGTACCGCCGGCTTCCGTGAACTGACCGGTCCGAACGGCGAGTCGCTCCCCACGCGCGACCGCGCGAGCTGCTGCCTCTTCTACACCCTGCGGCCCGAGGACACGTGCGTCACCTGTCCGCGCACCTGCGACGCGGACCGTGTCCGGAAGCTGACGCCCGCCACCTGA
- a CDS encoding DUF2637 domain-containing protein, which yields MRLTDISLDWLLPGAVLLVGVMAAVTVVARGRRAAGKAAADDSWERSEERRRRKEALYATASYVLLFCCAAVAAALSFHGLVGFGRQNLSLHGGWEYLVPFGLDGAAMFCSVLAVREASHGDAALGSRLLVWTFAGAAAWFNWVHAPRGMDHAGAPHFFAGMSLSAAVLFDRALKQTRRAALREQGLVPRPLPQIRIVRWLRAPRETFGAWSLMLLEGVRTLDEAVDEVREDRREKEQDRHRRRDKAKLDRARIKALNRQNRVWGRGGRTGRQVDVQAIAPAPGGGPPAVAEPAITEQGQLPLRPRPSLQAVNGPNSRSTSAQNTSGDPATVDLTAEDDTQALPRLDSLEQKLKDLEQQFG from the coding sequence ATGAGACTGACCGACATATCGCTTGACTGGCTGCTTCCGGGCGCCGTACTGCTCGTGGGGGTCATGGCGGCGGTGACGGTGGTCGCGCGCGGCAGGCGCGCCGCTGGGAAGGCCGCGGCCGACGACAGCTGGGAACGCAGCGAGGAGCGCCGCAGGCGCAAGGAGGCGCTCTACGCCACCGCCTCCTACGTCCTGCTGTTCTGCTGTGCCGCGGTCGCCGCCGCCCTCTCCTTCCACGGCCTCGTCGGCTTCGGCCGGCAAAACCTCAGCCTCCACGGGGGCTGGGAGTACCTCGTACCCTTCGGCCTCGACGGGGCCGCTATGTTCTGTTCGGTTCTAGCCGTCCGCGAGGCCAGCCACGGTGACGCGGCTCTGGGTTCACGGCTGCTGGTGTGGACGTTCGCCGGCGCTGCCGCCTGGTTCAACTGGGTGCACGCACCGCGCGGCATGGACCACGCGGGCGCCCCGCACTTCTTCGCGGGCATGTCCCTCTCGGCTGCGGTGCTGTTCGACCGTGCACTGAAGCAGACCCGCCGTGCCGCACTGCGTGAGCAGGGCCTCGTGCCCCGCCCGCTGCCGCAGATCCGGATCGTCCGGTGGCTGCGCGCTCCCAGGGAGACCTTCGGCGCCTGGTCGCTGATGCTCCTCGAGGGCGTACGCACCCTGGACGAGGCGGTGGACGAGGTGCGCGAGGACCGCCGGGAGAAGGAACAGGACCGGCACCGCCGGAGGGACAAGGCGAAGCTGGACCGGGCGCGCATCAAGGCCCTGAACCGGCAGAACCGGGTCTGGGGACGCGGCGGCCGCACCGGTCGCCAGGTGGACGTCCAGGCCATCGCCCCGGCACCGGGCGGCGGCCCACCGGCCGTCGCGGAGCCTGCCATAACAGAACAGGGACAACTGCCACTGCGCCCCCGGCCATCCCTGCAAGCCGTGAACGGCCCCAACTCCAGGAGTACTTCGGCACAGAACACGAGCGGTGATCCCGCGACCGTCGACCTCACCGCGGAGGACGACACCCAGGCCCTGCCCCGGCTCGATTCGCTGGAGCAGAAACTGAAGGACCTGGAGCAGCAGTTCGGCTGA
- a CDS encoding ATP-binding protein, whose translation MPKESPPVRLYRRLGHADLSAVGEIRAALRDFLRSRRQPEATDVAELLLSELVTNALIHTRNGAVVTVTSMAARLRVEVRDFTGGQEPAPYVPNADDGTHGRGLLLVQSLADSWGVTAKALGKVVWFELNAGRP comes from the coding sequence ATGCCGAAGGAGAGCCCGCCGGTGCGGTTGTACCGCAGACTCGGGCATGCCGACCTCTCGGCCGTGGGGGAGATACGGGCCGCGCTGCGGGACTTCCTCCGCAGTCGCCGGCAGCCGGAGGCGACCGACGTGGCGGAGCTCCTGCTCAGCGAGCTCGTCACGAACGCGCTCATCCACACGAGGAACGGCGCGGTGGTCACGGTGACCTCCATGGCCGCGCGACTGCGGGTGGAGGTGCGTGACTTCACGGGCGGCCAGGAGCCCGCGCCGTACGTACCGAACGCCGACGACGGTACGCACGGCAGGGGACTTCTGCTCGTCCAGAGCCTGGCGGACTCCTGGGGAGTCACGGCCAAGGCGCTGGGCAAGGTGGTCTGGTTCGAGCTGAACGCGGGGAGGCCCTGA
- a CDS encoding ribonuclease domain-containing protein produces the protein MRIPPRITTLGGAAALLSALLLGGPVTASAATAPSTAAVGSVCYSALPSQAHDTLDLIEAGGPFPYDQDGTVFQNREALLPSQSTGYYHEYTVITPGSSDRGARRIVTGEETEEDYYTADHYESFGLVDHGC, from the coding sequence ATGCGAATCCCCCCACGGATCACCACGCTCGGCGGCGCAGCCGCCCTCCTGTCCGCCCTCCTCCTCGGCGGCCCGGTCACCGCATCGGCCGCGACGGCTCCCTCGACCGCCGCGGTCGGCAGCGTCTGCTACTCCGCGCTGCCGTCCCAGGCACACGACACGCTCGACCTGATCGAGGCGGGCGGCCCGTTCCCGTACGACCAGGACGGCACCGTCTTCCAGAACAGGGAGGCACTGCTGCCGAGTCAGAGCACGGGCTACTACCACGAGTACACGGTCATCACGCCCGGATCGTCCGACCGCGGTGCGCGGCGCATCGTGACGGGCGAGGAAACCGAGGAGGACTACTACACCGCGGACCACTACGAGTCCTTCGGTCTCGTCGACCACGGCTGCTGA
- a CDS encoding barstar family protein: MTVTYVIDGSAITGLDSFWDAVGEAVNGPGGYFGRGLDAFADCLGGGFGTPEDGAFVIEWRDHARSARALGHEETARRLEGLLPRVHPTNRARIERELAEARAGRGPTLFDDLVGIITERAGPDALRLR, translated from the coding sequence ATGACCGTGACGTATGTGATCGACGGCTCCGCCATCACCGGCCTGGACAGCTTCTGGGACGCGGTGGGCGAGGCGGTGAACGGCCCCGGCGGCTATTTCGGCCGCGGCCTCGACGCGTTCGCGGACTGTCTCGGCGGCGGCTTCGGCACCCCTGAGGACGGCGCGTTCGTCATCGAGTGGCGCGACCACGCCCGCTCCGCCCGCGCGCTGGGCCACGAGGAGACCGCCCGACGGCTGGAGGGTCTGCTGCCCCGGGTGCACCCCACCAACCGGGCGCGGATCGAGCGGGAACTGGCCGAGGCGAGGGCCGGCCGCGGGCCGACCCTCTTCGACGACCTCGTCGGGATCATCACGGAACGGGCCGGACCCGACGCACTGCGGCTGAGGTGA
- a CDS encoding ABC transporter ATP-binding protein, whose product MTTSHTLTAEALTLGYGDRVVVESLDLTVPPGRITVIVGANACGKSTLLRSMSRLLSPRGGQVLLDGRQVHRMPAKELARTLGLLPQSPVAPEGITVLDLVGRGRHPHQGVFTRWSEKDDAAVASALEATQTAELADRAVDELSGGQRQRVWIAMALAQQTDLLLLDEPTTFLDASHQIEVLDLLTDLNRTRGTTVVMVLHDLNLAARYADHLVALAAGRIHAAGAPGEVLTEETVEAVFGLESRVIEDPVSGKPLMLPIGRHHVRAEPGGTDPVLAAAKTRS is encoded by the coding sequence ATGACCACGTCCCACACCCTCACCGCCGAGGCGCTGACCCTCGGCTACGGCGACCGCGTCGTCGTCGAGTCGCTCGACCTGACGGTGCCGCCCGGCCGGATCACGGTCATCGTCGGGGCCAACGCCTGCGGAAAGTCCACGCTGCTGCGATCGATGTCCCGGCTGCTGTCACCCCGTGGTGGGCAGGTGCTCCTGGACGGCAGGCAGGTGCACCGCATGCCCGCCAAGGAACTCGCCCGGACCCTGGGGCTGCTGCCGCAGTCGCCCGTCGCGCCCGAGGGCATCACGGTGCTGGACCTGGTGGGCCGCGGGCGCCACCCCCACCAGGGGGTCTTCACCCGGTGGAGCGAGAAGGACGACGCAGCCGTGGCGTCCGCACTGGAGGCGACGCAGACCGCCGAACTCGCCGACCGGGCGGTGGACGAGCTGTCCGGCGGTCAGCGGCAACGGGTCTGGATCGCCATGGCGCTGGCCCAGCAGACCGATCTGCTGCTGCTCGACGAGCCCACCACGTTCCTCGACGCCAGCCATCAGATCGAGGTGCTCGACCTGCTGACCGACCTGAACCGGACGCGGGGGACGACCGTCGTGATGGTCCTGCACGACCTCAACCTGGCGGCCAGGTACGCGGATCACCTCGTCGCCCTCGCGGCGGGCCGCATCCACGCCGCTGGTGCCCCGGGCGAGGTGCTGACGGAGGAGACGGTCGAGGCGGTGTTCGGACTGGAGAGCCGCGTCATCGAGGATCCGGTCTCCGGCAAGCCCCTGATGCTCCCGATCGGGCGGCACCACGTCCGCGCGGAGCCCGGTGGGACCGACCCCGTCCTCGCGGCTGCCAAGACGCGTTCCTGA
- a CDS encoding FecCD family ABC transporter permease, with product MSAPAVARPSVLGEVTRGRVRNASRRRLVALVLAVLVVAAFAVTLMAGQTFYPPRDVVRVILGEQVPGASFTVGRLRLPRAVLAVAAGFSFGMAGVTFQTMLRNPLASPDVIGISSGASAAAAIAIVALSLDGTQVSVLAIVAALVVALLVYTLAFRDGVVGTRLILIGIGISAMLDSITSYVLSRAAEWDVQEAMRWLTGSLNGVGWNQAVPALAALVVLVPVLLSQGRNLSALRLGDDTASALGVRVERTRITVIVAAVGLIAFATAAAGPIAFVAFLSGPIAARLVGAGGSLLVPAGLVGSLLVLVADFTGQFAFDTRYPVGVVTGVLGAPYLVHLIVRTHRAGGSI from the coding sequence GTGAGCGCCCCCGCAGTCGCCCGGCCGTCCGTCCTGGGCGAAGTCACCCGCGGACGCGTCAGGAACGCCTCCCGCAGGCGCCTCGTCGCGCTGGTCCTGGCCGTGCTCGTCGTCGCCGCGTTCGCCGTGACGCTGATGGCTGGGCAGACCTTCTACCCTCCCCGGGACGTCGTGAGGGTGATCCTCGGGGAGCAGGTACCCGGTGCGTCGTTCACCGTCGGCCGGCTGCGGCTGCCGCGTGCGGTGCTCGCCGTGGCGGCGGGATTCAGCTTCGGCATGGCCGGTGTCACCTTCCAGACGATGCTGCGCAACCCGCTCGCCAGCCCCGACGTCATCGGCATCAGTTCGGGGGCGAGTGCCGCGGCGGCCATCGCGATCGTTGCCCTGTCCCTCGACGGGACCCAGGTGTCCGTCCTCGCGATCGTCGCCGCCCTTGTCGTCGCCCTGCTGGTGTACACCCTGGCGTTCCGCGACGGGGTGGTCGGCACCCGCCTCATCCTGATCGGCATCGGCATCTCGGCGATGCTCGACAGCATCACCTCCTACGTGCTGTCCCGCGCCGCCGAGTGGGACGTCCAGGAGGCCATGCGCTGGCTGACCGGCAGCCTGAACGGCGTGGGCTGGAACCAGGCCGTCCCGGCCCTGGCGGCGCTCGTCGTGCTGGTCCCCGTCCTGCTGTCGCAGGGGCGGAACCTCTCCGCCCTGCGGCTCGGTGACGACACCGCCTCGGCCCTCGGAGTCCGCGTGGAACGCACCCGGATCACGGTCATCGTCGCCGCCGTCGGGCTGATCGCCTTCGCCACGGCCGCCGCCGGCCCCATCGCCTTCGTGGCGTTCCTGTCCGGTCCGATCGCGGCCCGGCTGGTCGGGGCGGGAGGTTCCCTCCTGGTGCCCGCCGGGCTGGTCGGCTCCCTCCTGGTGCTCGTCGCCGACTTCACCGGCCAGTTCGCCTTCGACACGCGTTACCCGGTCGGCGTCGTCACCGGCGTGCTCGGCGCGCCGTACCTCGTCCACCTGATCGTCCGCACCCACCGGGCCGGAGGCTCGATATGA
- a CDS encoding FecCD family ABC transporter permease — protein MTTVDTRHQPDAAVVRRPARVRLLWLLVTLLVLAGAMVLSVAVGSRTVAWSDVWSGLGGADGTLEQAAVTKRIPRTLLAVLIGAALGLAGGVMQGVTRNPLADPGILGVNTGASLAVVTGVAFFGLTSPTGYVWVAMAGAALSAVFVHTVGSLGRGGATPLKLALAGAATSAAFASMVTAVILPRNDISGAFRLWQIGGVGGASFERIGHVLPFLGVGMLICLLSARALNSLALGDELAAGLGERVAVARATAAVGAVVLCGVATAAAGPIAFVGLVVPHACRLMTGVDHRWLLPFSAVTGAVLLTAADVVGRIVARPSEIDVGIVTALIGAPFFIYTVRRQKVRAL, from the coding sequence GTGACGACGGTCGACACCCGACACCAGCCGGACGCCGCCGTGGTGCGGCGTCCGGCCCGTGTCCGGCTCCTGTGGCTGCTCGTCACGCTGCTCGTGCTGGCGGGGGCGATGGTGCTCTCGGTCGCCGTCGGTTCGCGCACCGTCGCGTGGTCCGACGTGTGGAGCGGGCTCGGAGGTGCCGACGGGACGCTGGAACAGGCGGCCGTCACCAAGCGGATACCCCGCACCCTCCTCGCCGTGCTGATCGGCGCGGCGCTCGGCCTGGCCGGTGGTGTCATGCAGGGGGTGACCCGCAATCCGCTGGCCGACCCGGGCATCCTCGGCGTCAACACGGGCGCCTCGCTGGCCGTGGTCACGGGCGTCGCGTTCTTCGGGCTCACCTCGCCGACCGGGTACGTGTGGGTCGCCATGGCCGGAGCGGCGCTGTCGGCCGTGTTCGTCCACACGGTCGGCTCCCTGGGACGCGGCGGCGCCACCCCCCTCAAGCTCGCCCTCGCCGGCGCCGCGACCTCCGCGGCGTTCGCCTCGATGGTCACCGCGGTCATCCTGCCCCGCAACGACATCTCGGGTGCCTTCCGGCTCTGGCAGATCGGCGGGGTCGGCGGCGCGTCCTTCGAGCGCATCGGCCACGTCCTGCCCTTCCTCGGCGTCGGCATGCTGATCTGCCTGCTCTCGGCACGGGCACTCAACTCGCTGGCCCTGGGGGACGAACTCGCCGCCGGACTCGGCGAACGCGTCGCCGTCGCCCGGGCCACGGCAGCGGTCGGCGCCGTCGTCCTGTGCGGCGTGGCGACGGCCGCCGCCGGACCGATCGCCTTCGTGGGACTCGTCGTTCCGCACGCCTGCCGGCTGATGACAGGCGTCGACCACCGCTGGCTGCTGCCGTTCTCCGCGGTGACCGGTGCCGTGCTGCTGACCGCCGCCGACGTCGTCGGACGGATCGTGGCCCGGCCCTCCGAGATCGACGTCGGCATCGTCACGGCGCTGATCGGCGCCCCGTTCTTCATCTACACCGTCCGCCGTCAGAAAGTACGTGCCCTGTGA
- a CDS encoding iron-siderophore ABC transporter substrate-binding protein: MRPHRLRAVAVAAALLVGLTACGGESGSEKDGSGKAGSGAFPVTIEHALGRTTIPSKPERVATVNWANHEVPLALGVVPVGMAAANFGDDDGDGVLPWVEEKLKELDARTPVLFDETDGIDFEAVADTKPDVILASYSGLTQQDYDTLSDIAPVVAYPEAAWATPWREIVQLNSKAIGLAEEGEKLIGEVEGDIEETVAKYPQLTGKSAMFMTHVDPNDVSEVGFYTAHDTRTLFFEDLGLKIPGSIAEASKGTDKFALSKSAEQIDAFDDVDIITGYGDDKGELLETLRKDPLLSKIPAVERGSVYLLPGSAPLATAANPTPLSISWVLEDYVAQLAEAADKVK; encoded by the coding sequence ATGCGTCCACACCGTCTTCGTGCAGTCGCTGTCGCGGCCGCCCTGCTCGTGGGCCTCACAGCCTGCGGCGGGGAGTCCGGCTCCGAGAAGGACGGGAGCGGCAAGGCAGGCTCGGGTGCCTTCCCGGTGACGATCGAGCACGCGCTGGGCAGGACCACGATCCCGTCGAAGCCCGAGCGCGTCGCTACGGTGAACTGGGCCAACCACGAGGTTCCGCTGGCCCTCGGTGTCGTCCCCGTCGGTATGGCCGCCGCGAACTTCGGCGACGACGACGGAGACGGCGTACTGCCCTGGGTCGAGGAGAAGCTGAAGGAACTGGACGCCAGGACGCCGGTCCTGTTCGACGAGACCGACGGCATCGACTTCGAGGCCGTGGCCGACACGAAGCCGGACGTCATCCTCGCCTCGTACTCCGGGCTGACGCAGCAGGACTACGACACCCTCAGCGACATCGCCCCCGTGGTGGCCTACCCGGAGGCGGCCTGGGCCACTCCGTGGCGCGAGATCGTCCAGCTGAACAGCAAGGCGATCGGCCTCGCCGAGGAGGGCGAGAAGCTCATCGGCGAGGTCGAGGGCGACATCGAGGAGACCGTCGCCAAGTACCCGCAGCTCACGGGCAAGTCCGCGATGTTCATGACCCACGTCGACCCCAACGACGTGAGTGAGGTCGGCTTCTACACGGCGCACGACACCCGCACCCTGTTCTTCGAGGACCTCGGTCTGAAGATCCCGGGCAGCATCGCCGAGGCGTCGAAGGGCACGGACAAGTTCGCACTGTCCAAGAGCGCGGAACAGATCGACGCGTTCGACGACGTCGACATCATCACCGGCTACGGCGACGACAAGGGCGAGCTCCTGGAGACGCTTCGCAAGGACCCGCTGCTCTCCAAGATCCCGGCCGTCGAGCGCGGTTCCGTGTACCTCCTGCCGGGCAGCGCCCCGCTGGCCACCGCCGCGAACCCCACGCCGCTGTCCATCTCCTGGGTGCTGGAGGACTACGTGGCACAGCTCGCCGAGGCCGCGGACAAGGTCAAGTGA
- a CDS encoding helix-turn-helix transcriptional regulator, producing the protein MSGETRTVAAQDAAAAGAPFVIHGYEETVAHDTRWNAHAHPWDELLWNGRGASVAVVGARAWTITPTLGLWMPADTVHSGSAVAGTWFRATFFGRATTPSLSDVPVAVEITPLLRLLLERLGDTSLAPGSRAATEAMVLDVLTPSPRELLVHVPTSPLLRPIADAVRRNPGDGRTLSRWAAELGVSARTLTRAFNAETGTSFARWVAGVRAQHAVELLSRGWAVEIVAEEVGYRSASAFGAAFRRTTGLTPGAFRHR; encoded by the coding sequence GTGAGCGGGGAGACCCGCACCGTGGCGGCGCAGGACGCGGCTGCGGCCGGGGCGCCGTTCGTCATCCACGGTTACGAGGAGACCGTCGCACACGACACCCGCTGGAACGCCCACGCCCACCCCTGGGACGAACTGCTCTGGAACGGGCGGGGCGCCTCGGTGGCCGTGGTGGGCGCCCGGGCGTGGACGATCACCCCGACGCTCGGCCTGTGGATGCCCGCGGACACCGTGCACTCCGGCTCGGCGGTCGCCGGGACGTGGTTCCGTGCGACGTTCTTCGGGCGCGCCACCACGCCCTCGCTCTCCGACGTGCCCGTGGCCGTGGAGATCACCCCGCTGCTCCGCCTGCTGCTCGAACGGCTCGGCGACACCTCGCTCGCGCCCGGCTCCCGGGCGGCCACGGAGGCGATGGTGCTCGACGTGCTCACTCCGTCCCCCCGTGAGCTGCTGGTCCACGTACCGACCTCCCCGCTGCTGCGGCCGATCGCCGACGCCGTGCGGAGGAACCCGGGCGACGGGAGGACGCTGTCCCGGTGGGCCGCCGAACTCGGGGTCAGCGCCCGCACGCTCACCCGCGCCTTCAACGCCGAGACCGGTACCAGCTTCGCGCGCTGGGTCGCCGGGGTCCGGGCGCAGCACGCGGTCGAACTCCTCAGCCGTGGCTGGGCGGTGGAGATCGTCGCCGAGGAGGTCGGCTACCGCTCGGCGAGTGCCTTCGGCGCGGCGTTCCGGCGTACGACCGGACTGACGCCCGGCGCGTTCCGGCACCGCTGA
- a CDS encoding pyruvate dehydrogenase has product MAKQNVSEQFVDILVRAGVKRLYGVVGDSLNPVVDAVRRHSEVEWIQVRHEETAAFAAGAEAQITGTLAACAGSCGPGNLHLINGLYDAHRSMAPVLALASHIPSSEIGLGYFQATHPELLFQECSHYNEMISNPQQMPRLLQTAIQHAIGRGGVSVVSMPGDIASQPAPEKSIEHALVTSRPTVRPGDEEIDKLCAMIDKAKRVTLFCGSGTAGAHAEVMEFAERVKAPVGHALRGKEWIQYDNPYDVGMSGLLGYGAAYEATNECDLLILLGTDFPYNAFLPTDVKIVQVDVRPEHLGRRSKLDLAVWGDVRETLRCLTPRVKVKTDRKFLDRMLKKHADALEGVVKAYTRKVEKHVPIHPEYVASVLDEIADKDAVFTVDTGMCNVWAARYLTPNGRRRVIGSFSHGSMANALPQAIGAQFTDRNRQVVSMSGDGGFTMLMGDFLTLVQYNLPVKVVLFNNSSLGMVELEMLVAGLPSFGTTNKNPDFASIARAAGAYGVRVEKPKQLEGALKDAFRHKGPALVDVVTDPNALSIPPKISADMVTGFALSASKIVLDGGVGRMLQMARSNLRNVPRP; this is encoded by the coding sequence ATGGCCAAGCAGAACGTGTCGGAACAGTTCGTCGACATTCTCGTGCGGGCGGGGGTCAAGCGGCTGTACGGCGTCGTCGGTGACAGCCTCAACCCCGTGGTCGACGCCGTCCGGCGTCACTCCGAAGTCGAGTGGATCCAGGTCAGGCACGAGGAGACCGCGGCCTTCGCGGCCGGAGCCGAGGCCCAGATCACCGGCACGCTGGCAGCCTGCGCGGGATCGTGCGGCCCTGGGAACCTCCACCTCATCAACGGCCTGTACGACGCACACCGCTCCATGGCCCCGGTGCTCGCCCTCGCCTCGCACATCCCGTCCAGCGAGATCGGCCTCGGCTACTTCCAGGCGACCCATCCCGAGCTGCTCTTCCAGGAGTGCAGTCACTACAACGAGATGATCTCCAACCCGCAGCAGATGCCGCGGCTGCTCCAGACGGCGATCCAGCACGCGATCGGCCGCGGTGGCGTCAGTGTCGTCTCGATGCCCGGTGACATCGCCTCGCAGCCCGCTCCGGAGAAGTCGATCGAGCACGCCCTGGTCACCTCCCGGCCCACGGTGAGGCCCGGCGACGAGGAGATCGACAAGCTCTGCGCCATGATCGACAAGGCCAAAAGGGTGACGCTGTTCTGCGGGAGCGGAACCGCGGGCGCGCACGCCGAGGTCATGGAGTTCGCCGAGCGGGTGAAGGCCCCGGTCGGTCACGCGCTGCGCGGCAAGGAGTGGATCCAGTACGACAACCCGTACGACGTGGGCATGAGCGGGCTGCTGGGCTACGGGGCCGCCTACGAGGCGACCAACGAGTGCGACCTGCTGATCCTGCTGGGCACCGACTTCCCCTACAACGCGTTCCTCCCGACCGACGTGAAGATCGTCCAGGTCGACGTGCGCCCCGAGCACCTGGGCCGGCGTTCCAAGCTCGATCTCGCCGTCTGGGGCGACGTGCGCGAGACGCTGCGCTGTCTCACCCCGCGCGTGAAGGTCAAGACCGACCGCAAGTTCCTCGACCGGATGCTGAAGAAGCACGCCGACGCGCTGGAGGGCGTGGTCAAGGCCTACACCCGCAAGGTCGAGAAGCACGTCCCGATCCACCCGGAGTACGTCGCCTCGGTGCTCGACGAGATCGCCGACAAGGACGCGGTGTTCACCGTCGACACCGGCATGTGCAACGTGTGGGCGGCCCGCTACCTCACGCCCAACGGCAGGCGCCGGGTCATCGGTTCGTTCAGCCACGGCTCGATGGCGAACGCGTTGCCGCAGGCCATCGGAGCCCAGTTCACCGACCGGAACCGGCAGGTCGTGTCGATGTCCGGTGACGGCGGATTCACCATGCTGATGGGTGACTTCCTCACGCTCGTCCAGTACAACCTGCCGGTGAAGGTCGTGCTGTTCAACAACTCCTCGCTCGGGATGGTCGAACTGGAGATGCTGGTGGCGGGACTGCCGTCGTTCGGCACGACCAACAAGAACCCCGACTTCGCCTCGATCGCCCGTGCCGCGGGTGCCTACGGCGTCCGGGTGGAGAAGCCCAAGCAGCTGGAGGGCGCGCTCAAGGACGCCTTCAGGCACAAGGGACCCGCACTCGTCGACGTGGTCACCGACCCGAACGCCCTCTCCATCCCGCCGAAGATCAGCGCCGACATGGTCACCGGGTTCGCGCTCTCCGCCAGCAAGATCGTCCTGGACGGAGGGGTCGGCAGGATGCTCCAGATGGCCCGCTCCAACCTCCGCAACGTGCCCCGGCCCTGA